GCTTTCAGAATTGAATTCACTGATAGAGGTTGTCAGTGATTAGACTAAGATGAATTGTCATTCATTGATAAATAATACAGAACTATCAGTCTTTCCTAAGAGTAtggggagttttgtttttttttttaaagtctcttttttGCAGGTATAtaagaggaaaactgaggctgccAAGAAAGAGTATCTGAAGGCACTGGCTGCTTACAAAGACAACCAGGAGTGTCAGGTAAGAGGGATAGGATAGAATGAATATTTAAACCAGTAAGAAGTTTTTTGGAAGTGTTTGTTAGCAGTTTTAAGAAGTAAATACCACCAAGTGATTGATTAATTGATAGATtgatttatgtcttcttttaggCCACTGTGGAAACAGTGGAATTGGATCCAGCACCACCATCACAAACTCCTTCTCCACCTCCTATGGCTACTGTTGACCCAGCATCTCCAGCACCAGCTTCAATAGAGCCCCCTGCCCTGTCCCCATCCATTGTTGTTAACTCCACCCTTTCATCCTATGTGGCAAACCAGGCATCTTCTGGAGCTGGGGGTCAGCCCAATATCACCAAGTTGATTATTACCAAACAAATGTTGCCCTCTTCTATTACTATGTCTCAAGGAGGGATGGTTACTGTTATCCCAGCCACAGTGGTGACCTCCCGGGGGCTCCAACTAGGCCAAACCAGTACAGCTACTATCCAGCCCAGTCAACAAGCCCAGATTGTCACTCGGTCAGTGTTGcaggcagcagcagctgctgctgctgctgcttctatgCAACTGCCTCCACCCCGACTACAGCCCCCTCCATTACAACAGATGCCACAGCCCCCGACTCAGCAGCAAGTTACCATTCTGCAGCAGCCTCCTCCACTCCAGGCCATGCAACAGCCTCCACCTCAGAAAGTTCGAATCAATTTACAGCAACAGCCTCCTCCTCTGCAGATCAAGAGTGTGCCTCTACCCACTTTGAAAATGCAGACTACCTTAGTCCCACCAACTGTGGAAAGTAGTCCTGAGCGGCCTATGAACAACAGCCCTGAGGCCCATACAGTGGAGGCACCTTCTCCTGAGACTATCTGTGAGATGATCACAGATGTAGTTCCTGAGGTGAGCCTTTGTTTTTAAGTCTTTAGTCTAGtggaaatgtataaaaatgtttttggttGACCCAATAACAGTGGGGGTTGCTACTAGCATTTAATGCCCAGCAACCAGGAGCACAAAACATCCTGCAGATGGGAGTTCCTTGCAGCAGTTGACTTCTCTTACCCAAGGTActcatactgttttttttttgtttgtttgtttttgagatggagtttcactcattgcccaggctggagtgcaatggtgcgatctcggctcactgcaacctctacctcctgggttcaagagattctcctgcctcagcctcccgagtggctgggattacaggcatgtgccaccatgtccggctaattttgtatttttagtagagacggtttctccatgttggtcaggctggtctcgaactcctgatctcaggtgatctgcctgcctcggcctcccaaagtgctgggattacaggtgtgagccactgcacccgccctgttttgttttgttttgttttgtttttcttgagacggagtctcgctctgttgcctgggctggagtgcagtggtgtaatcttggctcactgcaatctccacctcctagttcaagtgattctcctgcctcagcctcccgagtagctgggattacaggcgcccaccactacacccagctaattttttgtatttttattagagacagagtttcaccatgttcattgggctggtcttgaactcctgacctcgtgattcgcccgcttcggcctcccagagtgcagggattacaggcgtgagccaccgtgtgccCCATAGTGTTTTTAGTGAGATACATTAAGACAGTCTTCTGCCCCAGACCACTCCTTAACTAAGCAGAGGTCACTAGTTCAACTGGACAGGATATAGCCTAAACAGTTATTATTCAGAGTTGTTACCCAAGGATCCTAAACTTTGGACATGCAAAGCTTTTCATTTCTCCTAGGTCTTAAGTTCCTTAGCTTGATGTTTTAAATGTGTGTGGGGCAGGGGGTATAGGCAGAAAAATTTAATTGGTTCATAccgttattttttaaaacagacataaatatggccaggtgtggtggctcacgcctgtaatcccagcactttgggaggccaaggcaggtggatcacctgaggtcaggagttcaggaccagcctggccaacatggtgaaaccctgtttctactaacaatacaaaaaattagctggggctggaagcggtggctcacgcctgtaatcccagcactttgggaggccgaggtgggcggatcacgaggtcaggagatcgagaccatcctggctaacacggtgaaaacccgtctctactaaaaaatacaaaaaaaattagccgggcatggtggcaggcgcctgtagtcccagctactctggaggctgaggcaggagaatggcgggaacccaggaggcagagcttgcagtgagctgaaatcgcaccactgcactctagcctgggagacagagagagactccgtctcaaaaaaaaaaaaaaaaaaaattagctgggcacggtgatgggcgcctgtaatcccagctacttgggaggctgaggcaggagaatcgcttgaacccgggaggcagaggttgcagtgagctgagattgtgccacagcactccagcctgggcaacagagcaagactccgtctcaaaaaaaaacaaaaaacactaccTCTCTATTCCCACTGCTTGACTAGCCAGGcttaacagggaaaaaaaagcattagCACATGGCCACCTTTCTCCTGATGGGAAGAATCTTCCACCATTCTGCTTGGCAAAGTTCTGAAGCTGGACTATAGAGGGGAGACCAAGAACTCACCTTCTTCTGCAGTTTTGCCCCCCAGTGTGAGGAATTCTAATACCTGTTGCTTCATTGGTTTCTACAGATAATTTAGCTAACTAGCTAGCTAGGCAGGGAGCAATCTAATCCACCTTGGTACTCTTCTTCTTCTCACAGGTTGAGTCTCCTTCTCAGATGGATGTTGAATTGGTGAGTGGGTCTCCTGTGGCACTCTCACCCCAGCCTCGATGTGTGAGGTCTGGTTGTGAGAACCCTCCCATTGTGAGTAAGGACTGGGACAATGAATACTGCAGCAATGAGTGTGTGGTGAAGCACTGCAGGTGAGCTTACAGTTCTCCCTTTTATAATTCAGCTACTGGTCAATTCTACTGGGAAACATAGGAATCTTGAGCATAAAATCAGCATCTCAGTGTCACCTTACCTTAGGTAGAGTAGGTTGCTGTATCTGGTCTACTAGAAAAGCTCCCCTGCTTAAGAGCTTACATTTGCCACATAAGCCAAAGATGATGTAATCAGCAGTTCACATTTTTCAGTTACCACATACCTCTCTTATGTatgctctttaaaaatataatacattaagCTGTTAGTGTTTGCAAATATTAGCTTTTCAATTCTTGGTGCAAATCAGACTACTTAGGGAACTAGAATTTGGGGAGAAATGGTAAGTGGAAAGTAACACATAATAATTTGCAATTTGtgaaggaaatggggagatggtTGGAATATTTTACCCCTCTCCCCAAATTTTCCTGGGAATTTCCTATAGCTGTAGGACAAGGCATTTCTATTTCCTATTTCAAAAACTCTGCAGTAAATTAGCATTGCCTCTACTTCTGACTTTTAAGCCCACTGTTCTTATATTTTCAAGGTGATACTATCTCACCATAATGCTGTAGGAAATTATCTGGGAACCTATTTGTTTAAGACAGATAAAAAATCCAGCTGGGccatacagtgaaaccccatctctactaaaaatacaaaaattagccgggcatggtggcaggcacctgtagtcctggctactcaggaggctgaagcaggagaatctcttgaacctgggaggtggaggttgcagtgagccaagaagatcacgccactgcactccagcctgggcaacagcgagactccatctcaaaaaaaaaaaaaaaaagataaaaagaatgtagcggccgggcgcggtggctcacgcttgtaatcccagcactttgggaggccaaagcgggcgattcacggggtcaggagatcaagaccatcctggctaacacagtgaaaccctgtccccactaaaaatacaaaaaattggccgggcatggtggtgggcacctgtagtcccagctactcgggaggctaaggcaggagaatggcgtgaacccatgaggtccgtctcaaaaaaaaaaatgtatctaggCTGTAATTCTATTTCAGTTTGTGTATAATTCTGTTTGTGtatgtctttttctctcttaggGATGTATTCTTGGCCTGGGTAGCCTCTAGAAATTCAAACACAGTGGTGTTTGTGAAATAGTCCTTCCTGTTCTCCAAGCCAGTGAAGAGTTATCTGCTGGGAAAGTGTCCAAGAGCCTGTTTTTGAAACACAAGCTGGGCTTCTGGTAGTGCCTCATCACAACCCATGATGGCTGTTCATGTTtcaccccttttcttccttcagcAGAGGCCAGGCTATGGAGCAG
This genomic stretch from Homo sapiens chromosome 14, GRCh38.p14 Primary Assembly harbors:
- the TOX4 gene encoding TOX high mobility group box family member 4 isoform 1 (isoform 1 is encoded by transcript variant 1), with amino-acid sequence MEFPGGNDNYLTITGPSHPFLSGAETFHTPSLGDEEFEIPPISLDSDPSLAVSDVVGHFDDLADPSSSQDGSFSAQYGVQTLDMPVGMTHGLMEQGGGLLSGGLTMDLDHSIGTQYSANPPVTIDVPMTDMTSGLMGHSQLTTIDQSELSSQLGLSLGGGTILPPAQSPEDRLSTTPSPTSSLHEDGVEDFRRQLPSQKTVVVEAGKKQKAPKKRKKKDPNEPQKPVSAYALFFRDTQAAIKGQNPNATFGEVSKIVASMWDSLGEEQKQVYKRKTEAAKKEYLKALAAYKDNQECQATVETVELDPAPPSQTPSPPPMATVDPASPAPASIEPPALSPSIVVNSTLSSYVANQASSGAGGQPNITKLIITKQMLPSSITMSQGGMVTVIPATVVTSRGLQLGQTSTATIQPSQQAQIVTRSVLQAAAAAAAAASMQLPPPRLQPPPLQQMPQPPTQQQVTILQQPPPLQAMQQPPPQKVRINLQQQPPPLQIKSVPLPTLKMQTTLVPPTVESSPERPMNNSPEAHTVEAPSPETICEMITDVVPEVESPSQMDVELVSGSPVALSPQPRCVRSGCENPPIVSKDWDNEYCSNECVVKHCRDVFLAWVASRNSNTVVFVK
- the TOX4 gene encoding TOX high mobility group box family member 4 isoform 2 (isoform 2 is encoded by transcript variant 2), which gives rise to METFHTPSLGDEEFEIPPISLDSDPSLAVSDVVGHFDDLADPSSSQDGSFSAQYGVQTLDMPVGMTHGLMEQGGGLLSGGLTMDLDHSIGTQYSANPPVTIDVPMTDMTSGLMGHSQLTTIDQSELSSQLGLSLGGGTILPPAQSPEDRLSTTPSPTSSLHEDGVEDFRRQLPSQKTVVVEAGKKQKAPKKRKKKDPNEPQKPVSAYALFFRDTQAAIKGQNPNATFGEVSKIVASMWDSLGEEQKQVYKRKTEAAKKEYLKALAAYKDNQECQATVETVELDPAPPSQTPSPPPMATVDPASPAPASIEPPALSPSIVVNSTLSSYVANQASSGAGGQPNITKLIITKQMLPSSITMSQGGMVTVIPATVVTSRGLQLGQTSTATIQPSQQAQIVTRSVLQAAAAAAAAASMQLPPPRLQPPPLQQMPQPPTQQQVTILQQPPPLQAMQQPPPQKVRINLQQQPPPLQIKSVPLPTLKMQTTLVPPTVESSPERPMNNSPEAHTVEAPSPETICEMITDVVPEVESPSQMDVELVSGSPVALSPQPRCVRSGCENPPIVSKDWDNEYCSNECVVKHCRDVFLAWVASRNSNTVVFVK